One genomic segment of Mesoterricola silvestris includes these proteins:
- a CDS encoding glutathionylspermidine synthase family protein: MQRHAIRPRPDWESRLEAAGVTFHTHDDGSPYWREDAYYAFSPAEVARFERAAAELQAMCLKAVEHVLDRGRFREYGIPPWMEPVIRESWDRDEVGLYGRFDFAYDGQGFPKLLEYNADTPTSLVEAAVAQWYWLEERFPGRDQFNSLHERLVAAWKRAQDFLPAGTLYFLHQDTLEDQQTVAYLRDTADQAGFSTAQMLVEDLGWDGAKGGFCDLDQRPVRAAFKLYPWEFMVKDEFGAHLARQPRPCAFLEPAWKMLLSNKALLAILWELFPGSPYLLPAYLDGPRDLANYVKKPILAREGANVEIHAGGAVHLGKAMDCYGAEGFVHQAYAPIPEFDGYRPVLGAWIVDGEPAGMGIREARGPITDNGSSFVPHLIEG, from the coding sequence ATGCAGAGGCACGCCATCCGGCCCCGCCCCGACTGGGAATCCCGGTTGGAGGCCGCGGGCGTCACCTTCCACACCCACGACGACGGCAGCCCCTACTGGCGCGAGGACGCCTACTACGCCTTCAGCCCCGCCGAGGTGGCGCGGTTCGAGCGCGCCGCGGCCGAGCTGCAGGCCATGTGCCTCAAGGCCGTGGAGCACGTGCTGGACCGCGGGCGGTTCCGGGAGTACGGCATCCCCCCGTGGATGGAGCCCGTCATCCGGGAGAGCTGGGACCGGGACGAGGTGGGCCTCTACGGGCGCTTCGATTTCGCCTACGACGGGCAGGGCTTCCCCAAGCTCCTGGAGTACAACGCCGACACCCCCACCTCCCTGGTGGAGGCCGCGGTGGCCCAGTGGTACTGGCTGGAGGAGCGGTTCCCGGGCCGGGACCAGTTCAATTCCCTCCACGAGCGCCTGGTGGCGGCCTGGAAGCGCGCCCAGGACTTCCTGCCCGCGGGCACCCTCTACTTCCTGCACCAGGACACCCTGGAGGACCAGCAGACCGTGGCCTATCTGCGGGACACCGCGGACCAGGCCGGGTTCTCCACCGCCCAGATGCTGGTGGAGGACCTGGGCTGGGACGGGGCCAAGGGCGGCTTCTGCGACCTGGACCAGCGCCCCGTGCGGGCCGCCTTCAAGCTCTACCCCTGGGAGTTCATGGTCAAGGACGAATTCGGGGCCCACCTGGCCCGCCAGCCCAGGCCCTGCGCCTTCCTGGAACCGGCCTGGAAGATGCTCCTGTCCAACAAGGCCCTGCTGGCGATCCTCTGGGAGCTCTTCCCCGGCAGCCCCTACCTGCTGCCGGCGTACCTGGACGGCCCCAGGGACCTCGCGAACTACGTGAAAAAGCCCATCCTCGCCCGGGAGGGCGCCAACGTGGAGATCCACGCCGGGGGCGCCGTCCACCTGGGCAAGGCCATGGACTGCTACGGCGCCGAAGGCTTCGTCCACCAGGCCTACGCCCCCATCCCGGAATTCGACGGCTACCGGCCCGTGCTGGGCGCGTGGATCGTGGACGGCGAGCCCGCGGGCATGGGCATCCGCGAGGCCCGGGGACCCATCACGGACAACGGCAGCTCCTTCGTGCCCCACCTCATCGAGGGCTAG
- the folK gene encoding 2-amino-4-hydroxy-6-hydroxymethyldihydropteridine diphosphokinase produces the protein MRALVALGSNLGDRRAHVETGLALLAELGTVTPSPLWTETPDESGLGPDYLNTVALVDTALEPRALLEALLRAELRAGRDRSAGRNAPRTLDLDLIQVEGARGRWAWPAPPGLEELGGELVLELPHPRARTRPFVVEPARALGIEV, from the coding sequence GTGCGCGCGCTGGTGGCCCTGGGTTCCAACCTCGGCGACCGCCGGGCCCACGTGGAGACCGGCCTGGCCCTGCTGGCGGAACTGGGGACGGTCACCCCGTCGCCGCTGTGGACGGAGACCCCCGACGAATCGGGCCTGGGCCCGGACTACCTCAACACCGTGGCCCTGGTGGACACCGCCCTGGAGCCCCGGGCCCTGCTGGAGGCCCTGCTGCGGGCCGAACTGCGGGCCGGCAGGGATCGGTCCGCGGGCCGCAACGCTCCCCGCACCCTGGACCTGGACCTCATCCAGGTGGAGGGGGCCCGGGGGCGGTGGGCCTGGCCCGCCCCCCCCGGGCTGGAGGAGCTGGGCGGGGAGCTGGTGCTGGAGCTGCCCCATCCCCGCGCCCGCACCCGGCCCTTCGTGGTGGAGCCGGCCCGGGCGCTGGGGATCGAGGTCTGA
- a CDS encoding superoxide dismutase, protein MERRELLGTLAAGTLALGLAPHLDAAPAAAAPEPRADYKPRPFAFDAGLPGLSKEMLAEHLALYKGYVNRTNALLKDLQAAEAEGRATTAVQESRRRLGFEFSGMRLHELYFEALREKGAAPGAGHPLHKAILAGWGSFDGWWAAFKATCTMTGIGWGALVKDPATGRLMNAWFQDHENAIPVGTVPILVVDVWEHAYVKDYGATARAKYVDAIRPLIDWGVVEKRY, encoded by the coding sequence ATGGAACGAAGAGAACTGCTGGGAACGCTCGCCGCCGGAACCCTGGCCCTGGGCCTGGCCCCCCACCTCGACGCGGCTCCCGCCGCCGCCGCCCCCGAACCCCGGGCCGACTACAAGCCGCGCCCCTTCGCCTTCGACGCGGGACTCCCCGGCCTCTCCAAGGAGATGCTGGCCGAGCACCTGGCCCTGTACAAGGGCTATGTGAACCGCACCAATGCCCTGCTCAAGGACCTCCAGGCCGCCGAGGCCGAGGGCCGCGCCACCACCGCCGTGCAGGAATCCCGCCGCCGCCTGGGCTTCGAATTCAGCGGCATGCGCCTCCACGAGCTCTATTTCGAGGCCCTGCGCGAAAAGGGCGCGGCCCCGGGCGCCGGCCACCCCCTGCACAAGGCCATCCTGGCCGGCTGGGGCTCCTTCGACGGTTGGTGGGCGGCCTTCAAGGCCACCTGCACCATGACCGGCATCGGCTGGGGCGCCCTGGTGAAGGACCCGGCCACGGGAAGGCTCATGAACGCGTGGTTCCAGGACCACGAGAACGCCATCCCCGTGGGGACGGTGCCCATCCTCGTGGTGGACGTGTGGGAGCACGCCTACGTGAAGGACTACGGCGCCACGGCCCGGGCGAAGTACGTGGACGCCATCCGGCCCCTCATCGACTGGGGCGTGGTGGAAAAGCGCTACTGA
- a CDS encoding TSUP family transporter translates to MVHPATLALLALAALLAGFVDAIVGGGGLITIPALMLGLPAGTPITTVLGTNKVVASTGATFATAQFIRAKVLTLREMVAPVACSMTGAGLGVWMAYLLQGKGDAWFRPVMVGLMVVMLAFTVFRPDLGKVHAPKYGLHHQRGLAALISFALGAYDGFFGPGTGSILIFLFVAVLGFDFLRSSGLAKSVNWASNVASLVLFVSRGSWIPVVGLSMALGNGLGGYLGARTALTRGSGLVRAVFIAVVSALILRLGWQMMGK, encoded by the coding sequence ATGGTGCATCCGGCGACCCTCGCGCTGCTGGCTCTCGCGGCGCTCCTGGCGGGCTTTGTGGACGCAATCGTCGGCGGCGGCGGGCTCATCACCATCCCCGCCCTGATGCTGGGGCTGCCCGCGGGCACCCCCATCACCACCGTCCTGGGCACCAACAAGGTGGTGGCCTCCACGGGCGCCACCTTCGCCACCGCCCAGTTCATCCGGGCCAAGGTGCTGACCTTAAGGGAGATGGTCGCGCCCGTGGCCTGCTCCATGACCGGGGCGGGCCTGGGGGTGTGGATGGCCTACCTGCTCCAGGGCAAGGGGGACGCCTGGTTCCGGCCCGTGATGGTGGGGCTGATGGTGGTCATGCTGGCCTTCACGGTGTTCCGCCCCGACCTGGGCAAGGTCCACGCGCCCAAGTACGGCCTGCACCACCAGCGGGGCCTGGCCGCGCTCATCTCCTTCGCCCTGGGGGCCTACGACGGGTTCTTCGGCCCGGGCACGGGCTCCATCCTCATCTTCCTGTTCGTGGCGGTGCTGGGCTTCGATTTCCTGCGGTCCTCGGGCCTGGCCAAGAGCGTGAACTGGGCCTCCAACGTGGCCAGCCTGGTCCTTTTCGTGAGCCGGGGAAGCTGGATCCCGGTGGTGGGCCTGTCCATGGCCCTGGGCAACGGCCTGGGCGGGTACCTGGGCGCGCGCACCGCCCTCACCCGCGGCAGCGGCCTGGTGCGGGCCGTGTTCATCGCGGTGGTTTCGGCCCTGATCCTGCGGCTGGGCTGGCAGATGATGGGAAAATAG
- the frr gene encoding ribosome recycling factor, whose translation MTATVDTILAEARKRMKSSLETLKKEMATVRTGRANAGILDSLHVEYYGSSMPLNQIAGVSVPEASMLVITPFDKSAIKAIEHAILKSELGLNPANDGVVIRLPIPPLNEERRRDLVKVVSRMGEEIKTAMRNVRRDANEDIKKLEKDKTAPLGEDAAKKALADIQKITDDSIKEVEEIIKHKDAEIMHI comes from the coding sequence ATGACCGCCACCGTTGACACGATTCTCGCCGAAGCCCGGAAACGCATGAAGTCCTCCCTCGAGACCCTCAAGAAGGAGATGGCCACCGTGCGCACGGGGCGCGCCAACGCCGGCATCCTGGATTCGCTGCACGTAGAGTACTACGGCTCCTCCATGCCCCTGAACCAGATCGCGGGCGTGAGCGTCCCCGAGGCCTCCATGCTCGTCATCACCCCCTTCGACAAGAGCGCCATCAAGGCCATCGAGCACGCCATCCTCAAGTCCGAGCTGGGCCTCAACCCCGCCAACGACGGCGTCGTGATCCGCCTGCCCATCCCGCCCCTCAACGAGGAGCGCCGCCGGGACCTGGTCAAGGTCGTCAGCCGCATGGGCGAGGAGATCAAGACGGCCATGCGCAACGTCCGCCGTGACGCCAACGAGGACATCAAGAAGCTGGAGAAGGACAAGACCGCCCCCCTGGGCGAGGACGCCGCCAAGAAGGCCCTGGCCGACATCCAGAAGATCACCGACGACTCCATCAAGGAAGTCGAGGAGATCATCAAGCACAAGGACGCCGAGATCATGCACATCTAG
- a CDS encoding HAD family hydrolase produces the protein MIRAVVFDLWNTLVHSRHGDPFRHLQRLLDDEQKKRYPELRREAMDRPHPDARTFLAGWMDRLSLSGTQMLAMAEVFQTAADDAAWFPEALEAVEGTRKLARVGLLSNTQSFDMEFLERLGLERTLPTRCLSAHTGHLKPEPGAFRHMEKRLGLFPGEIAMVGDSWRDDVTGALEAGWTAIWVNRPGHPRPGDVPGEDLVEIPDLSLVPRVVENLQKGARCGTCLG, from the coding sequence ATGATCCGGGCCGTCGTCTTCGATCTCTGGAACACGCTGGTGCACAGCCGGCACGGCGACCCCTTCCGCCACCTCCAACGGCTCCTGGACGACGAACAGAAGAAGCGCTACCCCGAACTCCGGCGCGAGGCCATGGACCGCCCCCACCCCGACGCCCGCACCTTCCTGGCGGGGTGGATGGACCGGCTGTCCCTGTCGGGGACCCAGATGCTGGCCATGGCCGAGGTCTTCCAGACCGCCGCCGACGACGCCGCGTGGTTCCCCGAGGCCCTGGAGGCCGTGGAGGGCACCCGCAAGCTCGCCCGGGTCGGCCTCCTTTCCAACACCCAGAGCTTCGACATGGAGTTCCTGGAGCGCCTGGGACTGGAGCGGACCCTGCCCACCCGCTGTCTCAGCGCCCACACCGGCCATCTCAAGCCCGAGCCCGGCGCCTTCCGGCACATGGAGAAGCGCCTCGGACTCTTCCCAGGCGAGATCGCCATGGTGGGCGACAGCTGGCGGGACGACGTCACCGGGGCCCTGGAGGCCGGGTGGACCGCCATCTGGGTCAACCGCCCCGGCCACCCCCGGCCCGGGGACGTGCCCGGGGAGGACCTGGTGGAGATCCCCGACCTTTCCCTGGTGCCCCGGGTGGTGGAGAACCTCCAGAAAGGTGCCCGCTGCGGCACCTGCCTGGGCTGA
- a CDS encoding NDR1/HIN1-like protein, giving the protein MRATRLALPALVLATACTPVRDYQEAARGLRFHLDRVEPSVHLALPLDRSRMAFRVVVGVDNPSTVPFHVLGFTGDLKLESRGATHAIGRMDLARPLDIPPQGSGRMEVEVSFSYGDLRDNWVAIQAAAQGGSGAWRLDGVLKADAFSFAIQLPVKSRKAFGGAP; this is encoded by the coding sequence ATGCGCGCGACCCGGCTGGCGCTTCCCGCCCTGGTCCTTGCCACGGCCTGCACCCCGGTGCGGGACTACCAGGAGGCCGCCCGCGGCCTCCGGTTCCACCTGGACCGGGTGGAACCCAGCGTCCACCTGGCCCTGCCCCTGGACCGGTCCCGCATGGCCTTCCGGGTCGTGGTGGGCGTCGACAACCCCTCCACCGTGCCCTTCCACGTGCTGGGCTTCACCGGGGACCTCAAGCTGGAGAGCCGCGGCGCCACCCACGCCATCGGCCGCATGGACCTGGCCCGGCCCCTGGACATCCCGCCCCAGGGCTCGGGGCGCATGGAGGTGGAGGTCTCCTTCTCGTACGGCGACCTCCGGGACAACTGGGTGGCCATCCAGGCCGCGGCCCAGGGCGGTTCCGGCGCCTGGCGCCTGGACGGGGTCCTCAAGGCGGACGCCTTCAGCTTCGCCATCCAGCTCCCCGTGAAGTCCCGGAAGGCCTTCGGCGGCGCCCCATGA
- the queD gene encoding 6-carboxytetrahydropterin synthase QueD: protein MILRKEYGFEAAHFIHNHPGKCRNLHGHSYKLFVSLDGAVNPETGMIIDFDDLSKVVVEKVIQRLDHRFLNDLIPLSTAENIAVWIWDELKPSLPLLSQVEVYETLDNCVIYRGA from the coding sequence ATGATTCTCCGCAAGGAATACGGCTTCGAGGCCGCCCACTTCATCCACAACCACCCCGGCAAGTGCCGCAACCTGCACGGCCACAGCTACAAGCTCTTCGTTTCCCTGGACGGGGCCGTGAACCCGGAGACGGGCATGATCATCGACTTCGACGACCTGTCCAAGGTGGTGGTGGAGAAGGTCATCCAGCGCCTGGACCACCGCTTCCTCAACGACCTCATCCCCCTTTCCACGGCCGAGAACATCGCGGTGTGGATCTGGGACGAGCTCAAGCCCTCCCTGCCCCTGCTCAGCCAGGTGGAGGTCTACGAGACCCTGGACAACTGCGTGATCTACCGGGGGGCCTGA
- a CDS encoding sensor histidine kinase, translating into MPPLLRIAAAFLLTTALWPQGPGRPPARHYGKEDGLLSEVVTAMALTTDGQIWAGTEAGLTSFEGHQFAPYVGQLPSPVTTDLFADADGSLWVATDGGVARIRNRRSELLGEAEGLPRGFYRKLGRDARGHLWVLSTDSLYAENGPMRFVKAPALPVPERPVHLFADPSDPSPLVITPRHILEWDGAAWAIVPGPPLGAKEEFLNHSRDGLGCIWVRSSRAMWQRREDGTWHRVRANMTGGFSFSSRPDRDSRGWVWFDDADGLWRMKGDARERHGRPGDDAKGGMVDREHGIWIRTDHGVQRNLGRSRWTGYDAHEGLAGNLAWQPLRDATGRLWVATDKGLCVATDQGFRQVLPGRFLSLALAPDGHLWAAGSPGGTVHELDPATLAVHVHTVSVLPRGRITAGLAIDADGTPWVADRFKGLARGIRSGTGWTWAKARIDGRDVGEVLGLAAVPGGGMAVLHDGTASMLREGAWRTVPGLLPDTPGALAFGPGGRFVVSYRNPYLNRSVVTLHRLRGEGSERIRIVPVQGLASDPLMSIFSVGMDPDGHIWVGTNKGLGELPSEDAPGFRMIGMEDRLVSPECNEWAMLAERGRVWAGTTSGLVAYDSSQMEIRPVLKEPMVLQAWSGSRELDLPWSAPDLARKSNMLELKFMIPTYQAPGKIWHEARLLGVDPDWIRQEEGHLRYAGLSAGRHTLELRGVLPDCGIEGPVLTLNFTVVPAWWETPWARTLGLLALGGTIGLLFWLRSVSLRTRNRQLQEEVARQTRALQEASKAKSAFLANMSHELRTPLNAILLYSELLQEEAKERGLDSTIRDAGRISQAGSSLLNLIDDILDISKIEAGHMKIEIRDLAMAPFLAGLDSALRPVVERNGNMFRVSSDGAPAVLATDPTRLQQILANLLSNAAKFTDNGSVVLTVSQEPGWVVFTVEDTGIGMTPEEQRRVFSEFVQADSSTTRKYGGTGLGLTLVQRLTEMLGGRVDLESEAGKGTRVRVRIPATPVR; encoded by the coding sequence ATGCCCCCCCTTCTCCGGATCGCCGCAGCGTTCCTCCTGACCACGGCCCTGTGGCCGCAGGGGCCCGGGCGTCCGCCCGCGCGGCACTACGGCAAGGAGGACGGCCTGCTCAGCGAGGTGGTCACGGCCATGGCCCTCACCACCGACGGCCAGATCTGGGCGGGGACCGAGGCCGGGCTCACCTCCTTCGAGGGCCACCAGTTCGCGCCCTACGTGGGCCAGCTGCCCTCTCCCGTGACCACGGACCTCTTCGCCGACGCGGACGGATCCCTGTGGGTGGCCACGGACGGCGGCGTGGCCCGCATCCGGAACCGGCGCTCCGAGCTCCTGGGCGAGGCCGAGGGCCTGCCCCGGGGGTTCTACCGCAAGCTGGGACGGGATGCCCGGGGCCACCTCTGGGTGCTCTCCACCGACAGCCTGTACGCGGAGAACGGCCCCATGCGCTTCGTGAAGGCGCCGGCCCTGCCGGTGCCGGAGCGCCCCGTGCACCTGTTCGCGGATCCCTCCGATCCCAGCCCCCTGGTCATCACTCCCCGGCACATCCTGGAATGGGACGGCGCGGCCTGGGCCATCGTCCCCGGCCCGCCCCTCGGGGCGAAGGAGGAGTTCCTCAACCACTCCCGGGACGGCCTGGGCTGCATCTGGGTGCGGTCCAGCCGGGCCATGTGGCAGCGCCGGGAGGACGGCACCTGGCACCGGGTCAGGGCCAACATGACCGGCGGCTTCAGTTTCAGCTCCCGCCCCGACCGGGATTCCCGGGGCTGGGTGTGGTTCGACGACGCCGACGGCCTCTGGCGCATGAAGGGCGACGCGCGGGAGCGCCACGGGCGTCCCGGGGACGACGCCAAGGGCGGCATGGTGGACCGGGAGCACGGCATCTGGATCCGGACCGACCACGGGGTGCAGCGCAACCTGGGGCGCAGCCGCTGGACGGGCTATGACGCCCACGAGGGCCTCGCCGGGAACCTCGCCTGGCAGCCCCTGCGGGATGCCACGGGCCGCCTGTGGGTGGCCACGGACAAGGGCCTCTGCGTGGCCACGGACCAGGGCTTCCGGCAGGTCCTCCCCGGGCGCTTCCTGTCCCTGGCCCTGGCGCCCGACGGGCACCTGTGGGCCGCCGGCAGCCCCGGGGGCACCGTGCACGAACTGGACCCCGCAACCCTCGCGGTCCACGTGCACACCGTGAGCGTGCTTCCCCGGGGGCGCATCACCGCGGGCCTGGCCATCGACGCGGACGGCACGCCGTGGGTGGCGGACCGTTTCAAGGGGCTGGCCCGGGGGATCCGGAGCGGCACGGGCTGGACCTGGGCCAAGGCGCGCATCGACGGGCGCGACGTGGGCGAGGTGCTGGGCCTGGCCGCCGTTCCCGGCGGGGGCATGGCGGTGCTCCACGACGGCACCGCGTCCATGCTCCGGGAGGGCGCCTGGCGCACGGTGCCGGGCCTCCTTCCGGATACGCCCGGGGCGCTGGCCTTCGGCCCCGGCGGCAGGTTCGTCGTGTCCTACCGGAACCCCTACCTGAACCGCTCCGTGGTCACCCTGCACCGGCTCCGGGGGGAGGGTTCCGAGCGCATCCGCATCGTGCCCGTCCAGGGCCTGGCCAGCGACCCCCTCATGTCCATCTTCTCCGTGGGCATGGATCCCGACGGCCACATCTGGGTGGGCACCAACAAGGGGCTGGGGGAGCTCCCCTCCGAGGACGCCCCCGGCTTCCGGATGATCGGCATGGAGGATCGCCTGGTGAGCCCGGAGTGCAACGAGTGGGCGATGCTGGCGGAACGCGGGCGCGTCTGGGCGGGCACCACCTCGGGCCTCGTCGCCTACGACTCCAGCCAGATGGAGATCCGCCCCGTGCTCAAGGAGCCCATGGTGCTCCAGGCCTGGTCCGGTTCCCGGGAGCTGGACCTGCCCTGGTCGGCCCCGGACCTGGCCCGGAAATCCAACATGCTCGAGCTCAAGTTCATGATCCCCACCTACCAGGCCCCGGGCAAGATCTGGCACGAGGCCCGGCTCCTGGGGGTGGATCCGGACTGGATCCGCCAGGAGGAGGGCCATCTTCGCTACGCGGGGCTTTCCGCGGGCCGGCACACCCTGGAACTGCGCGGCGTCCTCCCGGACTGCGGCATCGAGGGGCCCGTCCTGACCCTGAACTTCACGGTCGTGCCGGCCTGGTGGGAGACCCCCTGGGCCCGGACCCTGGGCCTGCTGGCCCTGGGAGGGACCATCGGGCTCCTCTTCTGGCTGCGCAGCGTCTCGCTGCGGACCCGGAACCGCCAGCTCCAGGAGGAGGTGGCCCGCCAGACCCGCGCGCTCCAGGAGGCCTCCAAGGCCAAGAGCGCCTTCCTGGCCAACATGAGCCACGAACTGCGCACCCCCCTCAACGCCATCCTCCTCTACTCGGAACTGCTCCAGGAGGAGGCCAAGGAGCGCGGACTGGACTCCACCATCCGGGACGCCGGACGCATCAGCCAGGCCGGAAGCTCCCTGCTCAACCTCATCGACGACATCCTCGACATCTCCAAGATCGAGGCCGGCCACATGAAGATCGAGATCCGGGACCTGGCCATGGCGCCCTTCCTGGCCGGCCTGGATTCCGCCCTCAGGCCGGTGGTGGAACGCAACGGGAACATGTTCCGGGTGAGCTCCGACGGGGCCCCCGCGGTCCTGGCCACCGACCCCACCCGGCTCCAGCAGATCCTCGCCAACCTGCTGAGCAACGCCGCCAAGTTCACCGACAACGGCAGCGTGGTGCTGACGGTCTCCCAGGAACCCGGATGGGTGGTGTTCACGGTGGAGGACACGGGCATCGGCATGACCCCCGAGGAGCAGCGGCGGGTCTTCAGCGAATTCGTCCAGGCCGATTCCAGCACCACCCGGAAGTACGGCGGCACCGGCCTGGGCCTCACCCTGGTCCAGCGCCTCACGGAGATGCTGGGGGGCCGGGTGGACCTGGAATCCGAGGCCGGCAAGGGCACCCGGGTCCGGGTCCGCATCCCGGCGACCCCTGTGCGATAA
- a CDS encoding threonine/serine exporter family protein: protein MDPLAVPPASPPAYPGPSSIPEVALVLEMGRTLQECGVSAPTLEVALGRLAQHLDLEGAIYATPTGFLASLRKEGHHGKTYLIRVETGQSSLEKLADAEGLVDLVLQDRLDVATARTRLAQLAARPPRYPAWLHVLAYGMASMGMADIFGGGWREVVLGALIGLLVGAAAQLANARPGLDRLTPLLGGVISSLGGALLGRFLPSASHPILVLSGIIVLVPGLGLLVSMQELGTGNLVAGTSRLAGTFLVFLLLAFGVGLGQHLGGAWLVGVPSIAIPLPFWTLAPALALVALGFLVVFQGRLEDFAWTLGACVLAWGAARLGSEFLGSEAGAGIAALALGAACNQYARRTRRPGAVLLLPSIMLILPGSVGVRGITMMMHGQTLEGLDAGIRALSVTVALMLGLFLANALVSRRSF from the coding sequence ATGGATCCACTGGCCGTTCCTCCCGCCTCCCCCCCGGCCTACCCGGGGCCCAGTTCCATTCCCGAGGTGGCCCTGGTCCTGGAAATGGGCCGGACCCTGCAGGAGTGCGGCGTCAGCGCGCCCACCCTGGAGGTCGCCCTGGGGCGCCTGGCCCAGCACCTGGACCTGGAAGGCGCCATCTACGCCACCCCCACGGGCTTCCTGGCTTCGCTCCGCAAGGAGGGGCACCACGGCAAGACCTACCTCATCCGGGTGGAAACCGGCCAGTCCTCCCTGGAAAAGCTCGCCGACGCCGAGGGCCTGGTGGACCTGGTGCTCCAGGACCGCCTGGACGTGGCCACGGCCCGGACCCGCCTGGCCCAGCTGGCGGCGCGGCCTCCGCGCTACCCCGCGTGGCTGCACGTGCTGGCCTACGGCATGGCCTCCATGGGCATGGCCGACATCTTCGGGGGGGGCTGGCGCGAAGTGGTGCTGGGCGCCCTCATCGGACTCCTGGTGGGCGCCGCGGCGCAGCTCGCCAACGCGCGGCCCGGACTGGACCGCCTCACCCCCCTCCTGGGGGGGGTCATCAGTTCCCTGGGCGGCGCCCTCCTGGGGCGGTTCCTGCCCTCGGCCTCCCATCCCATCCTCGTCCTCAGCGGCATCATCGTGCTGGTGCCGGGCCTGGGGCTCCTGGTGTCCATGCAGGAACTGGGCACGGGCAACCTGGTGGCGGGCACCTCGCGGCTGGCGGGGACCTTCCTGGTGTTCCTGCTCCTGGCCTTCGGGGTGGGCCTGGGCCAGCACCTGGGCGGCGCGTGGCTGGTGGGCGTGCCCTCCATCGCCATCCCCCTTCCCTTCTGGACCCTGGCCCCGGCCCTGGCCCTGGTGGCCCTGGGCTTCCTGGTGGTCTTCCAGGGACGCCTGGAGGACTTCGCCTGGACCCTGGGGGCCTGCGTCCTGGCCTGGGGCGCGGCGCGCCTGGGTTCGGAATTCCTGGGCTCCGAAGCCGGGGCGGGCATCGCGGCCCTGGCCCTGGGCGCCGCGTGCAACCAGTACGCCCGGCGCACCCGGCGCCCCGGCGCGGTGCTGCTGCTGCCCTCCATCATGCTGATCCTGCCCGGCAGCGTCGGCGTGCGCGGCATCACCATGATGATGCACGGCCAGACCCTGGAGGGGCTGGACGCCGGGATCCGCGCCCTTTCCGTGACCGTCGCCCTCATGCTGGGGCTTTTCCTGGCCAACGCCCTGGTGTCGAGGCGGTCCTTCTAG